A stretch of Episyrphus balteatus chromosome 2, idEpiBalt1.1, whole genome shotgun sequence DNA encodes these proteins:
- the LOC129911912 gene encoding peptidyl-prolyl cis-trans isomerase D — protein MSELAYPSCPDNPIVYFDINIGQEFAGRMLIELRKDVVPMTAENFRCLCTGEQGIGKMGKPLHYKGIKFHKVTRVYVAQGGDVVNNDGTSGDSIYGPVFEDENYILKHDEGVVSMANYGQRNSNNSQFIITSVVCDVLNGTNVVVGKVLRGLGIIGEMEQNTSDEGQPAEEIYIADCGEISPGGDWGYKDKDGADIWPPFPQDWEEKYSKHKAQEIVSMLTIIRNAGNEFFASEQYYEARRKYRKATRYYNFFRKKFEWKEEGYENSEDLTSLDQFNVLNCVNMAAVEMKVGQHANAKHYSSEAIRFDPTNSKAFFRRGQANISLQNYEEAIVDLTKAKSLVPDNKRVLNELNRAKKLQADFDQAQKKALRNLFK, from the exons atgtccgagTTAGCATATCCATCCTGTCCCGATAATCCAATTGtatattttgatataaatattGGCCAAGAATTCG CTGGACGCATGCTAATTGAACTGCGAAAAGATGTTGTGCCAATGACCGCTGAAAACTTCCGATGCTTATGCACCGGCGAGCAAGGAATCGGTAAAATGGGCAAGCCATTGCATTACAAAGGAATCAAATTTCACAAAGTCACAAGAGTGTATGTGGCACAAGGTGGCGATGTGGTAAATAACGATGGGACAAGTGGCGATAGTATTTATGGACCTGTGTTTGAGGATGAGAACTATATTCTTAAG CATGACGAAGGTGTTGTTAGTATGGCAAATTATGGTCAGCGAAATTCCAATAATTCCCAGTTCATTATCACATCGGTTGTGTGTGATGTTTTGAATGGAACAAACGTTGTAGTGGGAAAGGTTTTACGTGGTTTGGGTATAATTGGCGAAATGGAACAAAACACCTCGGATGAAGGACAACCTGCCGAG GAAATTTATATAGCAGACTGTGGAGAAATATCACCCGGTGGTGATTGGGGATATAAGGACAAAGATGGAGCTGATATTTGGCCACCGTTTCCACAAGATTGGGAAGAAAAGTACAGCAAACATAAG gcCCAAGAGATTGTCAGCATGCTAACAATAATCCGAAATGCCGGTAATGAGTTTTTTGCTAGCGAGCAATATTACGAGGCTCGACGTAAGTATCGCAAAGCTACCCGCTACTACAATTTCTTCCGCAAGAAATTCGAGTGGAAAGAAGAAGGATATGAAAACTCGGAGGATCTCACATCTTTAGATCAGTTTAACGTTTTGAACTGTGTCAATATGGCTGCAGTTGAAATGAAAGTTGGCCAGCATGCAAATGCCAAGCATTATTCCTCGGAg GCCATTCGATTTGATCCAACCAACAGTAAAGCATTCTTTCGACGTGGTCAGGCAAATATTTCTTTGCAAAATTATGAGGAGGCAATTGTTGATCTAACAAAAGCTAAATCTCTAGTTCCTGATAATAAACGTGTTCTCAACGAATTGAATCGTGCCAAAAAGTTACAGGCTGACTTTGATCAAGCTCAAAAGAAAGCTTTGAGAAATCTATTTAAGTGa
- the LOC129911913 gene encoding gustatory receptor for sugar taste 64a-like isoform X2: MVAMILSQFVSWFATAAWNFLDLFIIVISIGITTRFEQLTSALKDHLKNEIPTPKSMLKFRLDFIAICELLEYVDKHMGLIVFLSAANNLYFVCSQLLHAFKLAKLKLIFTIKLIEIFFSVLRYFADYLYYWFSLFYLISRTVYLFLSAAAISESARSPAHLLHNIPQHHWNLECDRWLFQINSSTIALSAMGFFNFTRGLILTKIILQGSWKFWNLGV, from the exons ATGGTTGCTATGATTTTAAGCCAG TTTGTAAGTTGGTTTGCAACAGCTGCATGGAATTTCTTGGATTTGTTCATCATCGTCATTAGCATAGGAATTACTACACGTTTTGAACAGTTAACTAGTGCAttgaaagatcatttaaaaaat GAAATTCCCACACCAAAATCAATGTTGAAGTTTCGATTGGATTTTATAGCAATTTGTGAGCTACTTGAGTATGTTGACAAGCATATGGGTTTGATTGTATTTTTATCTGCGgctaataatttatattttgtatgcaGTCAACTTTTGCATGCATTTAAGTTAGCTaaactaaaattaatatttactattaaattaatagaaatttttttcagtgtattgAGGTACTTCGCTGATTACTTGTACTATTGGTTTTCATTATTCTACTTGATATCTAGAACTGTATACTTATTTTTATCAGCGGCTGCTATTAGCGAAAGTGCTCGCAGTCCAGCTCATTTGTTGCATAACATTCCTCAGCATCACTGGAATCTTGAG TGCGATCGGTGGTTATTTCAAATTAACTCTTCAACAATTGCATTGTCTGCTAtgggattttttaatttcactcgTGGGTTAATTTTAACG aaaattattctCCAAGGATCTTGGAAGTTTTGGAATTTAGGGGTCTGA
- the LOC129911913 gene encoding gustatory receptor for sugar taste 64a-like isoform X1, with protein sequence MVAMILSQFVSWFATAAWNFLDLFIIVISIGITTRFEQLTSALKDHLKNEIPTPKSMLKFRLDFIAICELLEYVDKHMGLIVFLSAANNLYFVCSQLLHAFKLAKLKLIFTIKLIEIFFSVLRYFADYLYYWFSLFYLISRTVYLFLSAAAISESARSPAHLLHNIPQHHWNLECDRWLFQINSSTIALSAMGFFNFTRGLILTMAGTIVTFELVMLQFGNTVESLQPLCSS encoded by the exons ATGGTTGCTATGATTTTAAGCCAG TTTGTAAGTTGGTTTGCAACAGCTGCATGGAATTTCTTGGATTTGTTCATCATCGTCATTAGCATAGGAATTACTACACGTTTTGAACAGTTAACTAGTGCAttgaaagatcatttaaaaaat GAAATTCCCACACCAAAATCAATGTTGAAGTTTCGATTGGATTTTATAGCAATTTGTGAGCTACTTGAGTATGTTGACAAGCATATGGGTTTGATTGTATTTTTATCTGCGgctaataatttatattttgtatgcaGTCAACTTTTGCATGCATTTAAGTTAGCTaaactaaaattaatatttactattaaattaatagaaatttttttcagtgtattgAGGTACTTCGCTGATTACTTGTACTATTGGTTTTCATTATTCTACTTGATATCTAGAACTGTATACTTATTTTTATCAGCGGCTGCTATTAGCGAAAGTGCTCGCAGTCCAGCTCATTTGTTGCATAACATTCCTCAGCATCACTGGAATCTTGAG TGCGATCGGTGGTTATTTCAAATTAACTCTTCAACAATTGCATTGTCTGCTAtgggattttttaatttcactcgTGGGTTAATTTTAACG aTGGCTGGTACAATTGTAACATTTGAACTTGTAATGTTGCAGTTTGGTAACACAGTTGAAAGCTTGCAGCCTTTGTGCTCgtcttga
- the LOC129911913 gene encoding gustatory receptor for sugar taste 64a-like isoform X3, protein MVAMILSQFVSWFATAAWNFLDLFIIVISIGITTRFEQLTSALKDHLKNEIPTPKSMLKFRLDFIAICELLEYVDKHMGLIVFLSAANNLYFVCSQLLHAFNVLRYFADYLYYWFSLFYLISRTVYLFLSAAAISESARSPAHLLHNIPQHHWNLECDRWLFQINSSTIALSAMGFFNFTRGLILTMAGTIVTFELVMLQFGNTVESLQPLCSS, encoded by the exons ATGGTTGCTATGATTTTAAGCCAG TTTGTAAGTTGGTTTGCAACAGCTGCATGGAATTTCTTGGATTTGTTCATCATCGTCATTAGCATAGGAATTACTACACGTTTTGAACAGTTAACTAGTGCAttgaaagatcatttaaaaaat GAAATTCCCACACCAAAATCAATGTTGAAGTTTCGATTGGATTTTATAGCAATTTGTGAGCTACTTGAGTATGTTGACAAGCATATGGGTTTGATTGTATTTTTATCTGCGgctaataatttatattttgtatgcaGTCAACTTTTGCATGCATTTAA tgtattgAGGTACTTCGCTGATTACTTGTACTATTGGTTTTCATTATTCTACTTGATATCTAGAACTGTATACTTATTTTTATCAGCGGCTGCTATTAGCGAAAGTGCTCGCAGTCCAGCTCATTTGTTGCATAACATTCCTCAGCATCACTGGAATCTTGAG TGCGATCGGTGGTTATTTCAAATTAACTCTTCAACAATTGCATTGTCTGCTAtgggattttttaatttcactcgTGGGTTAATTTTAACG aTGGCTGGTACAATTGTAACATTTGAACTTGTAATGTTGCAGTTTGGTAACACAGTTGAAAGCTTGCAGCCTTTGTGCTCgtcttga